In one window of Bdellovibrio bacteriovorus W DNA:
- a CDS encoding hypothetical protein (COG0271 Stress-induced morphogen (activity unknown)), whose protein sequence is MTPEQMKARLEQTYTDAKIEVYDLTGTQDHYEVFVESDIFADMTRIQQHQHVMGCFGPELKTGEVHALSIKTKIKS, encoded by the coding sequence ATGACACCAGAACAAATGAAAGCTCGCCTTGAGCAAACTTACACAGACGCAAAAATTGAGGTTTATGACCTTACAGGAACTCAAGATCACTATGAGGTTTTTGTAGAAAGTGATATCTTTGCCGATATGACTCGTATCCAGCAGCATCAACACGTAATGGGATGCTTTGGTCCAGAATTAAAGACTGGCGAGGTTCATGCGCTCTCAATTAAGACTAAGATTAAATCCTAA